The genomic window tttttatcctcctttcccccctcacCTCTTCTCTGTCCATCTAAAAATCTGTGGGGAATTGATTTAGGTCTCCAAGATGAAGAGTTATTCTCCAATAGAcataaaggatatgaacaaagagttctcaaaagaagaaatacaaactatttCTACTCCATCTGagctgatctctctctctctctctctctctctctctctctctctctctctctctgtctctctctcctgtttttgtctctctccaGCACAAACACACAACTGAGAAACAGCATAGCTGTGtatttagtaagtgtcttagTTAAAGAGGTTGCTTATTTCTCAGAATTCTTACAAAGATATAATCCATGGTGACTAGGAGTTTGTTTTAATCAACAAAAGGATCTGTTTTGCTCTATAGAATGTTTGGTCTCAATAACCAAATCCTCATGTGGAAAACAACATCTATAGGATCATTATTTTGCTTCAGATTGTTTTTACAACTCTGATCTGTTGATCAGACTCCTACTATCTTAGACCTTTggagcaggaaggaagggagctcATGGTGAAAACAGAACTGAGACACACAAGCCTTTGATTTGGGGGTGGATTGATGTGGTTGCTCAGAAGTTTTAGTTTCATGCTTCCCAATATCTGTGACTCTCTGGAACTACTCCCCTTACACTGTTCAAGGCAACCCAGCTTTTCCTTAGGACTTGAGATCTTTGGGGGCTACTGGTCACAGTGATTCCTTGGTGAGCTAGTCTCTGTTTCCCAAAACTGCCCCCATTGGTTCTACCCTGGTGCAATCTTACAAGCCAGAGAAGCACTGGTCTGGTACTGTCTTCTTTTAATCTCAAGAAGCCTTTTTAGTCTAAGTGGTAGTTAAGAAGGAGATAGGGTGGAATGACTCCCACCTAGAAACAAATACCCGAGCAcattagtggaaggaaaaaaacacttgaaaattgTCCCAAAAGGAGAAAGGTTAGGTAagtccccctccttttccttttctttcccttaaccCCCTCCCTCTAAACAGAGTTTGAAAAGTCCGTTTtcaatctatttcttttattgACTCTACACACAGAAGCGCTTTAGGAAAGGTCACTGATTTGATGGTTccatggagagggaaggagggtgaATTGTACTCTACGGTCCTGGTCCTTCCGGGAACTACTCCCAGAGGAAGAGCTTGTGCTAAACTGGGAGATTGCGGTGGTAGTTGAAATTTGTCTCAAGGCCAGAGAAAAATAGCCActctccaaaacaaacaaacagaacaaTATAGCCCCCTCCTTTACCACCACCAGACAAACATTAATATATGCAATTCTTTcttttaagaaagaaaggaaagcaagacTCGGGAGCGCTTTCCGGGCTGAGGACTGGCAGGACTGAACTAGATCTGCAGAGACTGAaccttcttcatcttctccaaaCCTCcttgctcccccctcccccctcccccatccccttgcTAAGACTACAAGTTTACAACGAACAGGACCACATACTTTTTTTCTAGAAATCACACTAGCCTAGGAATACACATTTCTCTAATACGGTTCTCAATAGGGAACATCATATCCGTTTGAAGGGATCGGGGGACAAGGGCGGGGCAGGACGCCGAGATTCACAAAAGAACAGAGGTTCTTTTCTCCGTCCTCGATCcatttctatatacaaatattttgtgCCGAACAAATTTAAAGCACTCACGGTTGAAGATTAGTCCAAGCCCCAAGTACAAAGACATACACCTTTAACTTCTACAGTTTGCCTTCCGATTCGTAGACTCAGTATGGGAGACTCACTCGAGCGGGGATGGGAGTGTTCTGAGGGCTGCTTCTAAACTAGTTCTTTTCTCCGTTCCCAATAGCCCGTGCTCAGGGGGACCTTTGAGTTGTCTCCTGAGATGGGGCTGGTCACTACAGCAGGTACTGGAACTGTCCAGCGCGGAGACCTCCTGAAACCCAAAGACAACGAAATACACAGTGGGAAGTAACTCACACCTTCTTAGAGAATGGGACGTGATGGGATAGAGTCCCAGTTTtaaggtaaagaagaaaggagagagagaaagagagggcaaGGATGAAAAAAAGTGATACAGGAAcacaagtgaatgaatgaaatgaatgaatgaaagaccCTTATTTCCCATCAGGCTGGGAAGCGGGGTATTAGCACCAGATTCAATAGTCAtgattttccttttgaaaaaataatacaaatcttaaagcaaaaGGAGTGGCGAGTTGTAACTTGTCCAGTCTCCAAGCCCCTTCCGTTTCTTTGTGTTGCAAATGGTTGAGGTGGAGATGGAAGGAGGAGAACAGGGAATTTagattttatttccttcaaagtcatggaaggaaggaaagggattttttttcctttttgttttaaaatttcaaaagggGTAGGGACCCAATCTTTAGGGAGTAAGTCCGCCTGATCCACAAGGAAAGCAGCTAGAAATGAGATGGGGAAAGATGGTTCAATCAGAAGGGCTCCTGGGTGTGGGGGGCTCAGCCTCCCCGGACTGCGCGGAGGGAACATCCGAGTTGAAAGGAAGGACGAACTCTATTCCCCGCTATTCGACAGCATGCCGAGAATTTTAGATTAGTATCCCCGGGCAACCTTATTTATACTGTTAAGATGAAATGCTTTAGATCGTGTCTTATCCCTCCCACCACCCCGTTTTCTTTTGGTTCCCAATGTCCGAGGTTGGGGGTCAGGAAGGAATTGAGGAGGTGgaaaggatggggaggaggggagaggaaggtcaGCGTTCTGTCTGCCTATAGTTACCATTAATTTCCTGGGCAATATCAACAGCCTCAGCCCCCAATGGCAACCGGTCGCTGTACTCCGAACTTGCCTCAAACTCCTCTTGGTTAGCCTTGGACTGGGACTCCGGAAGGGAGCCGGCCACTAGGCTCTCGTCCCTCTCCAATCCTCCGcccacctcttcctcctcctgatcatcctcttcctcctcccctatcCTTGTCCTAGCCCTGCTCCCAGGTCCAGTCCCCTCTCCCACCCCGGGACCAGAGTCTGTGGGGCTGTAATTCTTCTCAGACTCTAAGTAGGAGGCGCGGGGGTCGAAGTCGGCAGCGATGTGCTTCTCCATCTGGTCAGGGTTCTGGGTCTTCATGATGAGTCTGTAGGTCTTGCCTTGGTACTTGGAGAGAAGATGGCAACACGTGGCCCCCAGCAGAGGCACCGTGGCCAGCGCCAGAAGGAAGACGCTCACCACCACTATGATGACTAGGGAGGGCACTTCTTTCTTGGTGGTGAACACGACTTGCACCTGGCAGGCCTCGCCCACGTAAGTGAGGCACACTGAGTAGTTGGTGCCCGGGCTCAGACCTTGAAACCAGTAGGAATTGACGCCCTCCTCGATCCGGGACCATTGCACTACTGCGTGGCTGCCTTCCGCGCACAGGTAGAGCATTCGCAAGTGCCGTTTCTCTGGCCTGACTGCGAAAGGGGTCAGCTGTACCTTGGCTTCTCGCTCGGACACATCTAGCGCAATCACGCCAAGGTCAAAGGCATGGGGCTTAAGGTCCGCGCTCTGGTTAAAGGCGTGGTTGGACACGTACATTGTAGGGTCCCCCTGGCCGCAGCGCCGCTCAAATGGCGGTGGCCGAAAGGGGTCTCCTTCTGCTTCCGCCTCCGCCTCCACCTCCACATCATCCAGGACCTCTGGGGTCCGTGCAGCTGacgccctgccctgccctccccaGGGACCCCGGCCTTTGGTCCTCTCCTCGCCCTTGGTGGTCAGGACGCTATTGCCATATCCCTTGCCAGACCCTTTGCGATCTCCTGAGCCTTTGCTGCCTAGGCCCGGGAGCTCACCTCTGGGAGAGACTGGGGGGTATTTCTGCGGCCCGGCCACCGCCACGCTCACCGATGTCTCATTGCTGCCCAGCTCATTGTCTGCCCGGCACGTGTAGGTGCCCTCTTCTTTTTTGCTTAGGTGTGGGATAAGCAAGGTGCCGTTGGAGAAGGCGAGGAAGCGCTGTGGGGAGAGCGGGGGCGTCTCTTCTCCAGCCTCGCTGGCGTTGGGTCTCTCGATGAGTAGCGCACCGCCGGCTGTCTCGATCCTCCACTGAATCTGGGGCAGGGGGTGGCCGGTGGCGATGCAATGCAGGGCCAGGGCCAGACCATCCTGGAGCTCGGCTCCATCCACGTTGGGCTGGTAACTGAGGCGCACTGTGGGCGGTGCGCACTGCAGCGCTGGGAGACTACCCAGGGGGGTGCCCTTGAGAGCTGGAGGCGAGGCGCAGGTGATGGACTCCCGCTCCGGGATGGAGATGAGAGTGTTCTCCGCCCAAGCCTTGAGCCACAGAAGGCGGCAGGTACAGTCGAAGGGGTTGTTATAGATCTGCAGGTGGGACAGCGAGGTGAGCGCGTCGAAGGTGCCCTCGGCTATGAAGCTAAAGTGGTTGTTGTTGATACGCAGAGAGCGCAGGTCGCGCAGGTTGCGGAAGGCGTCGGCCGGCAGCGCCGCCATGCGGTTATTGTTCATCTTGAGCAACTGCAGAGCGCTCAGGTTGCGCAGGTCGGCCCAGGGGAAGTCAACGATCTGGTTGTGGCTGATGTCTAGGTTCTTGAGCTGGACCAGAACTGCTAGGGCACCTGGTTCGATGGAGCTGATCTCGTTGTGGGACAGCCACAGAGACGTGACCTGCGTGACTTCGGCGAAGGCTCCCTGACGCAAGGAGGTGATCTTGTTGGCAGACAAGCTAAGCGTGGTCACGTTGGCAGGGAGCCCTGAGGGCACCTCCTGCAGGTCTTTGTACGCGCAGTCGGCGAACTGGTGCGCGTACTTGTCCACGCAGGCGCAGGGTTCAGTGCAGCCCTGGGCGGCCCCCAGCAGCGCCCACACCAGCCACAGGCGCCGCGCAGACACCGCCATCGTGTCTCCTgcaaagaggggaggaaaggggaagtcaCAGGATTATAAAATGTATAGTTGGAACGGACCGCAAAGGTTAGATGGTCCGACACTATCGTTTgtaaggtgagaaaactgaagcccagaggggcTGCAGTGACTTTGAACAGGCAGGAGAGCCAGGTCTTTCATTCTAAATTCAGTCCTTTCCACTACATCTAGCAAAGGGTAAAGCACTGCACCAGTCCTGCTTCAGCTGGAAGCAAATTTCCTATTCTATCCTTGTCTTGATCACTTCCCCCTATGTTTCCCACCCCAACTGCCAAGGCT from Notamacropus eugenii isolate mMacEug1 chromosome 1, mMacEug1.pri_v2, whole genome shotgun sequence includes these protein-coding regions:
- the LOC140517269 gene encoding immunoglobulin superfamily containing leucine-rich repeat protein 2-like isoform X1, coding for MAVSARRLWLVWALLGAAQGCTEPCACVDKYAHQFADCAYKDLQEVPSGLPANVTTLSLSANKITSLRQGAFAEVTQVTSLWLSHNEISSIEPGALAVLVQLKNLDISHNQIVDFPWADLRNLSALQLLKMNNNRMAALPADAFRNLRDLRSLRINNNHFSFIAEGTFDALTSLSHLQIYNNPFDCTCRLLWLKAWAENTLISIPERESITCASPPALKGTPLGSLPALQCAPPTVRLSYQPNVDGAELQDGLALALHCIATGHPLPQIQWRIETAGGALLIERPNASEAGEETPPLSPQRFLAFSNGTLLIPHLSKKEEGTYTCRADNELGSNETSVSVAVAGPQKYPPVSPRGELPGLGSKGSGDRKGSGKGYGNSVLTTKGEERTKGRGPWGGQGRASAARTPEVLDDVEVEAEAEAEGDPFRPPPFERRCGQGDPTMYVSNHAFNQSADLKPHAFDLGVIALDVSEREAKVQLTPFAVRPEKRHLRMLYLCAEGSHAVVQWSRIEEGVNSYWFQGLSPGTNYSVCLTYVGEACQVQVVFTTKKEVPSLVIIVVVSVFLLALATVPLLGATCCHLLSKYQGKTYRLIMKTQNPDQMEKHIAADFDPRASYLESEKNYSPTDSGPGVGEGTGPGSRARTRIGEEEEDDQEEEEVGGGLERDESLVAGSLPESQSKANQEEFEASSEYSDRLPLGAEAVDIAQEINGGLRAGQFQYLL
- the LOC140517269 gene encoding immunoglobulin superfamily containing leucine-rich repeat protein 2-like isoform X2; this encodes MAVSARRLWLVWALLGAAQGCTEPCACVDKYAHQFADCAYKDLQEVPSGLPANVTTLSLSANKITSLRQGAFAEVTQVTSLWLSHNEISSIEPGALAVLVQLKNLDISHNQIVDFPWADLRNLSALQLLKMNNNRMAALPADAFRNLRDLRSLRINNNHFSFIAEGTFDALTSLSHLQIYNNPFDCTCRLLWLKAWAENTLISIPERESITCASPPALKGTPLGSLPALQCAPPTVRLSYQPNVDGAELQDGLALALHCIATGHPLPQIQWRIETAGGALLIERPNASEAGEETPPLSPQRFLAFSNGTLLIPHLSKKEEGTYTCRADNELGSNETSVSVAVAGPQKYPPVSPRGELPGLGSKGSGDRKGSGKGYGNSVLTTKGEERTKGRGPWGGQGRASAARTPEVLDDVEVEAEAEAEGDPFRPPPFERRCGQGDPTMYVSNHAFNQSADLKPHAFDLGVIALDVSEREAKVQLTPFAVRPEKRHLRMLYLCAEGSHAVVQWSRIEEGVNSYWFQGLSPGTNYSVCLTYVGEACQVQVVFTTKKEVPSLVIIVVVSVFLLALATVPLLGATCCHLLSKYQGKTYRLIMKTQNPDQMEKHIAADFDPRASYLESEKNYSPTDSGPGVGEGTGPGSRARTRIGEEEEDDQEEEEVGGGLERDESLVAGSLPESQSKANQEEFEASSEYSDRLPLGAEAVDIAQEINGNYRQTER